One genomic segment of Chloroflexota bacterium includes these proteins:
- a CDS encoding SDR family oxidoreductase — MEAISVDLGLSGRGAIVGGASSGLGLASAEALAAEGCRLVLWSRGGPGLDDAATMLRTRHRVEVATVAADAADPEAASIVAAAARSALGDVDIVVLNAGGPPPVDPTATDPAGWARAFQLLATTPIELATHLLPGMQARSWGRIVAILSSGIRQPIPDLVYSNAGRSALMAWLKTTARGVASGGVTINGVVPGRLETPRIVSLDRGRAERTGETEEAVRASHLATIPAGRYGRPDELASLVAYLCSERASYQTGTFSAVDGGLIAGLP; from the coding sequence ATGGAGGCGATCTCGGTGGATCTCGGACTCTCGGGCCGCGGCGCTATCGTGGGTGGCGCCTCGTCCGGACTCGGCCTGGCGAGCGCCGAGGCGCTCGCTGCGGAAGGCTGCCGGCTCGTCCTCTGGTCGCGCGGCGGTCCGGGGCTCGACGATGCCGCCACGATGCTCCGAACCCGGCATCGCGTCGAGGTCGCCACGGTCGCGGCGGACGCTGCGGACCCGGAAGCGGCCTCGATCGTCGCCGCAGCCGCCCGATCCGCGCTCGGTGACGTCGACATCGTGGTGCTCAACGCGGGTGGGCCTCCACCGGTCGACCCGACCGCCACGGACCCGGCCGGGTGGGCACGCGCGTTCCAGCTCCTCGCCACGACCCCGATCGAACTCGCGACGCATCTCCTGCCCGGGATGCAGGCGCGAAGCTGGGGACGGATCGTCGCGATCCTCTCATCGGGGATCCGGCAGCCGATCCCCGATCTCGTCTACTCGAATGCGGGTCGCAGCGCACTCATGGCCTGGCTCAAGACGACGGCGCGCGGCGTCGCCAGCGGCGGCGTGACGATCAACGGCGTCGTGCCGGGTCGCCTCGAGACGCCGCGGATCGTCTCCCTCGACCGCGGCCGGGCTGAGCGGACCGGCGAGACGGAGGAGGCGGTCCGGGCCTCCCACCTGGCAACGATCCCGGCCGGACGCTACGGCCGCCCTGACGAGCTCGCGAGCCTCGTCGCGTACCTGTGTTCGGAGCGGGCGAGCTACCAGACGGGCACATTCAGCGCCGTGGACGGCGGCCTCATCGCCGGCCTCCCGTGA
- a CDS encoding branched-chain amino acid ABC transporter substrate-binding protein, producing MKVTKLGALASGAVLVLGACSSAATPSPSTSGAASTAPSAATSAAASGGATKGTIHIAISLPLQGSELAASQPIINGVLLAVKQAGGTAGGYTVDVPQSAIYDDALNGAHDPQTGAANMTKIVADASTVAVVASLNSNVAQAEIPISNAAGLLQCSPANTNPGLTQGAPAAQLRTKPNNYIRVVTTDNLQGPAAAQYIIQTLGKKSVYIIDDTETYGKGIADAFEAEFKKEGGTVVKHDAAPKTTNDYVSIMTAAAALKPDSIYFGGVTATGGARILLAAAQAGLGNVPFVGGDGINDGSGQTKDSFLNLAGAAAANAFSTLAGIGDFPGKVQFNTDYKAAYGQDATGYAGMGYACGQVILDAINRAAATNPADMAGLREAVRVAATDTSHSYTTILGPVTFDANGDTSQHIVSIYAVDPTAAGGKGDWVFKIQVNYGAK from the coding sequence ATGAAAGTCACCAAGCTCGGCGCGCTCGCGTCCGGTGCGGTGCTCGTCCTTGGCGCGTGCAGCAGCGCGGCCACCCCGAGCCCGTCCACCAGCGGCGCCGCCTCGACAGCACCGTCCGCGGCCACATCGGCCGCCGCCAGCGGCGGCGCGACGAAGGGCACGATCCACATCGCGATCAGCCTCCCGCTCCAGGGCAGCGAGCTCGCGGCATCCCAGCCGATCATCAACGGCGTCCTGCTCGCGGTGAAGCAGGCCGGCGGCACGGCCGGCGGATACACCGTCGACGTCCCGCAGTCGGCGATCTACGACGACGCCCTCAACGGCGCGCACGATCCGCAGACCGGCGCGGCGAACATGACGAAGATCGTCGCGGACGCGAGCACCGTGGCCGTGGTCGCGTCGCTCAACTCGAACGTCGCCCAGGCGGAGATCCCGATCTCCAACGCGGCCGGCCTGCTCCAGTGCTCACCGGCCAACACGAACCCGGGGCTCACACAGGGCGCCCCCGCGGCCCAGCTCCGGACCAAGCCGAACAACTACATCCGCGTCGTCACCACGGACAACCTCCAGGGTCCGGCGGCCGCCCAGTACATCATCCAGACGCTCGGCAAGAAGTCCGTCTACATCATCGACGACACCGAGACCTACGGTAAGGGCATCGCCGACGCCTTCGAGGCCGAGTTCAAGAAGGAAGGCGGCACCGTCGTCAAGCACGACGCCGCTCCCAAGACGACGAACGACTACGTCTCGATCATGACCGCGGCAGCGGCCCTCAAGCCGGATTCCATCTACTTCGGCGGCGTCACCGCCACCGGCGGCGCACGGATCCTCCTCGCGGCCGCCCAGGCCGGCCTCGGGAATGTCCCGTTCGTCGGCGGCGATGGCATCAATGACGGCTCTGGCCAGACGAAGGACTCGTTCCTCAACCTGGCGGGTGCCGCTGCGGCGAACGCATTCAGCACGCTCGCCGGCATCGGCGACTTCCCGGGCAAGGTCCAGTTCAACACCGACTACAAGGCCGCCTACGGCCAGGACGCGACCGGCTATGCCGGGATGGGATACGCCTGCGGCCAGGTCATCCTCGACGCGATCAATCGCGCCGCGGCGACCAACCCCGCGGACATGGCCGGCCTCCGCGAGGCGGTCCGCGTCGCAGCCACGGATACGTCGCATAGCTATACGACGATCCTCGGCCCGGTCACGTTCGACGCGAACGGCGACACGAGCCAGCACATCGTCTCGATCTACGCCGTCGATCCGACGGCAGCGGGCGGCAAGGGCGACTGGGTCTTCAAGATCCAGGTCAACTACGGCGCCAAGTAG
- a CDS encoding branched-chain amino acid ABC transporter permease: MPVDASFRLALQQTANALSIGSIYALIALGYTMVYGIIELINFAHGDIFMIGSFLAVIVTGYIGGQSGPITNNLPLLVILIVGALLFTMPIVGVLNMLIERAVYRPLRNAPRLTPLITAIGMSFILQNVALVIAGSGDRSAPQIFPLTWQVDLGGANIPLLSIFVFVLAIVLMVALQTFVSRTRLGRAMRATAQDREASALMGVDLNQTIALTFLLGGMLAGAAGVVWGLTHGYVRQDLGFNAGLKAFTSAVLGGIGNIAGAVLGGFVIGFIENFASSIGFSRWSEFLTFMVLTFVLIFRPSGILGQQLGDRA; encoded by the coding sequence CTGCCCGTCGACGCATCGTTCCGGCTCGCCCTCCAGCAGACGGCCAACGCGCTGTCCATCGGGTCGATCTACGCGCTCATCGCCCTCGGCTACACGATGGTGTACGGCATCATCGAGCTCATCAACTTCGCCCACGGCGACATCTTCATGATCGGCTCCTTCCTCGCCGTCATCGTCACCGGCTACATCGGTGGTCAGAGCGGCCCGATCACGAACAACCTGCCGCTCCTCGTCATCCTCATCGTCGGCGCGCTGCTCTTCACGATGCCGATCGTCGGCGTCCTCAACATGCTCATCGAGCGCGCCGTCTACCGGCCCCTGCGGAACGCGCCGCGCCTCACCCCGCTCATCACCGCGATCGGCATGTCGTTCATCCTCCAGAACGTCGCCCTCGTCATCGCCGGCAGCGGGGACCGCTCCGCGCCGCAGATCTTCCCGCTCACCTGGCAGGTCGACCTCGGTGGCGCGAACATCCCGCTCCTCTCGATCTTCGTGTTCGTCCTCGCGATCGTCCTCATGGTCGCCCTCCAGACGTTCGTCTCCCGGACCCGACTCGGGCGGGCGATGCGCGCGACGGCCCAGGACCGCGAGGCATCGGCGCTCATGGGTGTGGACCTCAACCAGACGATCGCCCTGACGTTCCTCCTCGGCGGCATGCTCGCCGGCGCGGCCGGCGTGGTGTGGGGCCTCACCCACGGCTACGTCCGGCAGGACCTCGGCTTCAACGCCGGGCTCAAAGCCTTCACCTCCGCGGTCCTCGGCGGGATCGGCAACATCGCGGGGGCGGTGCTCGGCGGCTTCGTCATCGGCTTCATCGAGAACTTCGCGAGCTCGATCGGCTTCTCCCGCTGGTCCGAGTTCCTCACCTTCATGGTCCTCACGTTCGTCCTCATCTTCCGGCCGTCCGGCATCCTCGGCCAGCAGCTCGGTGACCGGGCATGA
- a CDS encoding DNA polymerase III subunit: protein MRPARSTTDDDPGAGMLTRGQPAAVRAVRAMARRGFPHALLIVGPPSVGKTTLALDIGALLLCGASGSAVRPCRSCRACRLVAHGNHPDLHRLSPGGAGNQIRIAATPTDPRPGIRELTSELALSPLEGGARVALVEGAHRMNEDAQNALLKLLEEPPPGVHLILAADDEDRLLPTIRSRCARIRLGTVATREIERWLADLEIADPPTASRLARLAGGRPGIAHAYAVAPEVVMVRGEIDRGLLDLLSAAPTGRLSVVRGLLGRAAVLDAALVGGLVGAGPSSRGRRAPRQDADRAATASDAASADGAPIGSPAADPTADGSTTRSVPAAERRRAALALFDAWRDIALDLARAAQGDVRRLHDPTLLEEIVAIAGRIAPRSLADFLVRLDRAATAVLGNASPELAVDSLALAWPSIRPPRAA from the coding sequence GTGAGACCGGCGCGCTCGACGACGGACGACGACCCGGGGGCCGGCATGCTCACACGCGGGCAGCCGGCCGCCGTCCGCGCCGTCCGGGCGATGGCGAGGCGTGGGTTCCCGCACGCGCTCCTCATCGTCGGACCGCCGTCGGTCGGCAAGACGACGCTCGCGCTCGACATCGGGGCACTCCTGCTCTGCGGAGCCAGCGGGTCGGCGGTCAGACCCTGTCGGTCGTGTCGGGCGTGCCGGCTCGTCGCCCACGGCAACCACCCCGACCTCCACCGGCTCAGCCCGGGCGGGGCCGGGAACCAGATCAGGATCGCCGCCACGCCGACCGACCCGCGGCCCGGCATCCGTGAGCTGACCAGCGAGCTCGCGCTGTCGCCGCTCGAGGGAGGAGCCAGGGTGGCGCTCGTCGAGGGCGCCCATCGGATGAACGAGGATGCCCAGAACGCGCTGTTGAAGCTCCTCGAGGAGCCTCCGCCCGGCGTCCACCTCATCCTCGCGGCGGACGATGAGGATCGGCTCCTGCCGACGATCCGCTCGCGCTGCGCCCGGATCCGGCTCGGGACCGTCGCCACGCGCGAGATCGAGCGCTGGCTCGCCGACCTCGAGATAGCCGATCCGCCGACGGCGTCCCGTCTCGCGAGGCTCGCCGGCGGTCGACCGGGCATCGCCCACGCTTACGCCGTCGCTCCGGAGGTGGTCATGGTGCGTGGCGAGATCGATCGCGGCCTGCTCGACCTTCTGTCCGCCGCTCCGACGGGCCGGCTCTCGGTCGTCCGCGGTCTTCTCGGCCGGGCGGCCGTCCTCGACGCGGCACTCGTCGGGGGCCTCGTGGGGGCCGGGCCCTCGTCTCGCGGTCGTCGCGCGCCCCGGCAGGACGCCGATCGTGCCGCGACGGCGAGCGACGCGGCGAGCGCTGATGGCGCACCGATCGGGTCTCCAGCCGCAGATCCGACGGCGGACGGATCGACCACCAGGTCCGTACCGGCCGCCGAGCGGCGCCGGGCCGCGCTGGCCCTGTTCGACGCATGGCGCGACATCGCCCTGGACCTGGCGCGCGCCGCCCAGGGCGACGTCCGCCGGCTCCACGATCCGACGCTCCTCGAGGAGATCGTCGCGATCGCCGGGCGGATCGCCCCCCGCTCGCTCGCTGACTTCCTCGTCCGCCTCGATCGAGCGGCGACGGCCGTCCTCGGGAACGCGAGTCCGGAACTGGCGGTCGATTCACTCGCTCTCGCCTGGCCGTCGATCCGACCTCCTCGCGCGGCGTGA
- a CDS encoding acylphosphatase gives MSGRHPDGSAVRLEATVVGRVQGVGFRFFARDAAIGRGLVGWVANDIDGSVHCVAEGPLEALEALVGDLERGPLGGQVDAVRVVWQPASGTFERFAIRSGAHSGD, from the coding sequence GTGAGCGGGCGACACCCGGACGGGTCGGCAGTCCGGCTGGAGGCGACGGTCGTGGGTCGCGTCCAGGGCGTCGGCTTTCGGTTCTTCGCCCGCGACGCGGCGATCGGGCGAGGGCTCGTCGGCTGGGTCGCGAACGACATCGACGGCTCCGTACACTGCGTTGCGGAGGGTCCGCTCGAGGCGCTCGAGGCGCTCGTCGGGGACCTCGAGCGCGGCCCGCTCGGAGGGCAGGTGGACGCGGTGCGTGTCGTATGGCAGCCGGCGAGCGGAACGTTCGAGCGGTTCGCCATCCGCTCCGGCGCACACTCGGGGGACTGA
- a CDS encoding diguanylate cyclase, translating into MLDHVDFAPGLTLAVAGLAVGFIGALIGTAGYALTVGRRQTRRIARLTERLVAATDARHLVGAKGIEDPRLRASFGRLAERVTEAWTLATVDPLTGVLNRQALLTRLEAEIERAARYGHQLSLIIVDLDHFKRLNDSHGHAAGDLVLREISDALRTSVRAIDMVGRYGGEEFMVILPETDVDAAASLAEKLRRNVARRSVVLEDGSAASITLSAGVAGGFGGHLDLTGLVRDADNAMYSAKALGRDQVYVFHELEDDGLVRRAAITPGAREQATQVGRAAFGAATDSLTAALESRPGWAGRPSSMIAGAAMELARSIGLPDGEIERIRVASLLHDLGKLAIPDEILTKPSELDEPEWRVVAEHPKIGQVVLEQAGALRDAATIVLHHHEWFDGRGYPHGLAGREIPVGARIVAIADAYEAMVAGRPYRDSVTHDQAIAELRRHAGIQFDPELVDLFTDLFAAGMPYAIDPHGHAHVHPPLAAAGAAARRVRGHPAAAVAADGRTHAEIHDALHDRRRRVGRPAVQKELRVAPEGISDATTGTTG; encoded by the coding sequence ATGCTGGACCACGTCGACTTCGCGCCTGGCCTCACCCTCGCGGTGGCCGGGCTCGCGGTCGGCTTCATTGGCGCGCTGATCGGGACCGCGGGCTATGCCCTGACCGTGGGACGGCGCCAGACCCGCCGGATCGCCAGGCTCACGGAGCGCCTCGTCGCGGCGACGGACGCGCGCCATCTCGTCGGGGCAAAGGGCATCGAGGATCCGCGGCTTCGGGCGAGCTTCGGTCGACTCGCCGAACGGGTGACGGAGGCGTGGACGCTCGCGACGGTCGATCCGCTCACTGGTGTCCTCAATCGCCAGGCGCTCCTCACGCGCCTCGAGGCGGAGATCGAGCGGGCGGCGCGCTACGGGCATCAGCTCTCGCTCATCATCGTCGACCTGGACCACTTCAAGCGCCTGAACGACTCCCACGGTCACGCGGCGGGCGACCTCGTCCTGCGTGAGATTTCGGATGCGCTTCGAACGAGCGTCCGGGCGATCGACATGGTCGGCCGCTACGGCGGCGAGGAGTTCATGGTCATCCTGCCCGAGACGGACGTCGACGCGGCCGCCTCGCTCGCGGAGAAGCTTCGTCGCAACGTCGCCCGCCGGAGCGTCGTCCTCGAGGACGGTTCCGCGGCCTCGATCACCCTCTCGGCCGGCGTCGCCGGTGGGTTCGGGGGCCATCTCGATCTCACCGGCCTCGTCCGCGACGCCGACAACGCCATGTACAGCGCCAAGGCCCTCGGGCGCGATCAGGTCTACGTGTTCCACGAGCTCGAGGACGACGGTCTCGTGCGGCGGGCCGCGATCACTCCCGGCGCCCGGGAGCAGGCGACGCAAGTCGGGCGGGCAGCATTCGGGGCGGCGACGGATTCACTCACCGCCGCCCTCGAGTCGCGTCCCGGCTGGGCCGGCCGACCCTCCTCGATGATCGCCGGCGCGGCGATGGAGCTGGCTCGGTCCATCGGCCTGCCGGACGGCGAGATCGAGCGGATCAGGGTGGCGAGCCTCCTCCATGACCTCGGCAAGCTCGCCATCCCGGACGAGATCCTCACCAAGCCGAGCGAGCTCGACGAGCCGGAGTGGCGCGTCGTCGCGGAGCACCCGAAGATCGGCCAGGTCGTCCTCGAGCAGGCAGGCGCGCTCCGCGATGCGGCGACGATCGTCCTCCACCACCATGAATGGTTCGACGGTCGTGGGTATCCACACGGTCTGGCGGGCCGGGAGATCCCCGTGGGCGCCCGGATCGTCGCGATCGCGGACGCGTATGAGGCAATGGTCGCGGGCCGTCCGTATCGCGACAGCGTCACCCACGATCAGGCGATCGCCGAGCTCCGTCGCCACGCCGGGATCCAGTTCGATCCTGAGCTCGTCGACCTCTTCACCGACCTGTTCGCGGCTGGCATGCCGTACGCGATCGATCCGCACGGCCACGCGCACGTGCATCCACCGCTGGCCGCCGCCGGCGCGGCCGCCCGGCGCGTCCGCGGTCATCCCGCCGCGGCCGTCGCCGCCGACGGTCGGACGCACGCGGAGATC
- a CDS encoding NYN domain-containing protein produces the protein MGKNVAVFVDVANIFYAAKSAGVDIDYVTMLKSATAGRDLVRAYAYTGLDPDNENQRNFHDFLRRHGYKVVSKDIRKYGDGKVKANLDIELVVDMMKTARNLDIAIVVSGDGDFAPAIRAVQEMGVRCEVISFRGNTSSDLMEVADLFTDITQIAKVEKGSSRSGRRVATDDEDLSMTEVPDKQTEGTGAGRGRGRRGRATEGERPVAAERPVAAERASGRGRSRPAPVADEGSTAAIARPAMVALPGEKLSRVRPVADVVAGPEDVVEERTEPADEILGEDGRRRRRRGGRGRGRGRGRAEGELVPPGSTVEQDDRGVEILAAEQPVAPRTAKPAAFGSVWDSQLGQRQTSSPRRDAALDEEFDDEPAIPEYLIAERHGGTRSVGRTGGARGVRSGYAAAVDRERFGNRSGGGLTGGINRYPDVSGRTVARTEGVRRDVGRRDERGPGQGPGRSDRPDRIGGAPRPGEGWSEVPPELEAMLRAQLAVGAGNRPRPSGRTPAAGSAMPVPATETDVATPKARGPRRPRVSAEPVDAVPMTAAIAERTSAAGSASTTAELAPTRPRTTRARTSATPANESNVPASSSAAAGDQPVARRRATRAKAPGTASAVDAPAASLPPDTAVPTAARRRAVRAKAVPTEG, from the coding sequence GTGGGCAAGAACGTCGCCGTCTTCGTGGACGTGGCGAACATCTTCTATGCGGCCAAGTCGGCCGGCGTCGACATCGATTACGTGACGATGCTCAAGTCGGCGACCGCCGGGCGGGATCTCGTGCGGGCGTACGCCTATACGGGCCTCGATCCTGACAACGAGAATCAGCGGAACTTCCACGACTTCCTCCGTCGCCACGGCTACAAGGTCGTGAGCAAGGACATCCGCAAGTATGGTGACGGGAAAGTCAAGGCGAATCTCGACATCGAGCTCGTCGTCGACATGATGAAGACGGCCCGCAACCTCGACATCGCCATCGTCGTGTCCGGCGACGGGGACTTCGCCCCGGCCATCCGGGCGGTCCAGGAGATGGGCGTCCGCTGCGAGGTCATCAGCTTTCGCGGCAACACCTCGTCGGACCTCATGGAGGTCGCCGACCTCTTCACGGACATCACCCAGATCGCAAAGGTCGAGAAGGGATCGTCGCGATCCGGACGACGCGTCGCCACGGACGACGAGGATCTGTCCATGACTGAGGTGCCGGACAAGCAGACTGAGGGGACGGGAGCGGGTCGCGGCCGCGGCCGACGCGGTCGCGCGACCGAAGGCGAGCGTCCGGTCGCGGCCGAGCGTCCGGTCGCGGCCGAGCGGGCGTCCGGTCGAGGACGCAGTCGGCCAGCTCCTGTCGCGGACGAAGGATCCACCGCCGCGATCGCACGGCCGGCGATGGTCGCCCTGCCCGGCGAGAAGCTGTCGCGCGTCCGGCCGGTCGCCGACGTCGTCGCTGGTCCGGAGGACGTCGTCGAGGAGCGAACGGAGCCAGCGGACGAGATCCTCGGGGAGGACGGCCGGCGGCGTCGTCGTCGCGGCGGGCGGGGCCGCGGCCGGGGGCGAGGACGGGCCGAAGGAGAGCTCGTCCCACCAGGCTCGACGGTGGAGCAGGACGATCGTGGTGTGGAGATCCTCGCCGCGGAGCAGCCGGTCGCGCCTCGCACGGCGAAGCCGGCGGCGTTCGGATCGGTCTGGGACTCCCAGCTCGGTCAGCGCCAGACATCGAGCCCGCGGCGGGACGCAGCCCTCGACGAGGAATTCGACGACGAGCCGGCGATCCCGGAATACCTCATCGCCGAGCGGCACGGGGGGACGCGTTCCGTCGGTCGGACGGGCGGTGCGCGCGGCGTCCGGAGCGGGTATGCCGCAGCGGTCGACCGGGAGCGATTCGGCAACCGGAGCGGAGGCGGTCTCACCGGCGGAATCAATCGGTATCCGGACGTGAGTGGCCGCACCGTCGCTCGAACCGAGGGCGTCCGTCGCGACGTCGGACGGCGCGACGAACGCGGCCCGGGTCAGGGCCCGGGCCGAAGCGATCGACCGGATCGCATCGGTGGTGCGCCGCGACCGGGCGAAGGCTGGAGCGAGGTCCCACCGGAGCTCGAGGCGATGCTGCGCGCCCAGCTGGCTGTGGGCGCCGGGAACCGACCTCGCCCATCCGGACGCACGCCCGCGGCCGGGAGCGCGATGCCGGTGCCTGCCACCGAGACCGATGTGGCCACCCCGAAGGCTCGCGGTCCGCGACGACCCCGTGTTTCGGCGGAGCCGGTCGACGCGGTCCCGATGACCGCTGCGATCGCGGAGCGGACGAGCGCCGCCGGATCCGCCTCGACCACCGCCGAGCTGGCACCGACACGGCCACGGACGACGCGGGCCAGGACCTCCGCAACGCCGGCCAACGAGTCGAACGTGCCCGCCTCGTCGTCCGCCGCCGCGGGCGACCAGCCGGTGGCCAGGCGTCGCGCCACACGGGCGAAGGCGCCCGGGACGGCCTCGGCCGTCGACGCGCCGGCCGCGTCGCTGCCTCCGGACACTGCCGTGCCGACGGCTGCGAGGCGGCGCGCCGTGCGCGCGAAGGCCGTGCCGACCGAGGGCTGA
- a CDS encoding ABC transporter ATP-binding protein, whose product MIAHPRRAWLEPLLWLVPPGIVFALTWLLSTSGLSGPIVVLGAVIGLVVLLGTLVTGVARPPYYQRNLVRFGIFRSARPNDMVVVGLGRTFQNIRLFQNMTALENVLVGMHTKLKATWLDAMLSTPLDRREEAEARVRAAGFLALVGLADRGPELAKNLPYGDQRRLEVARALASEPALLLLDEPTAGMNPRETADMTALIGKLRNELGLTILLIEHDMRVVMGISDRVTVLDHGEKIAEGTPEEVRRDPKVIEAYLGTPAA is encoded by the coding sequence ATGATCGCCCACCCGCGGCGAGCGTGGCTCGAGCCGCTCCTCTGGCTCGTGCCGCCGGGGATCGTCTTCGCCCTCACGTGGCTCCTCAGCACCAGCGGCCTCAGCGGTCCGATCGTCGTCCTCGGCGCCGTGATCGGGCTCGTCGTGCTCCTCGGGACGCTCGTCACCGGCGTCGCCAGACCGCCGTATTACCAGCGGAACCTCGTCCGCTTCGGGATCTTCCGCAGCGCGCGCCCGAACGACATGGTGGTCGTGGGCCTCGGTCGGACGTTCCAGAACATCCGGCTCTTCCAGAATATGACGGCCCTCGAGAATGTCCTCGTCGGGATGCATACGAAGCTCAAGGCGACCTGGCTGGACGCGATGCTCTCGACGCCGCTCGACCGGCGCGAAGAGGCGGAGGCCCGCGTCCGGGCGGCCGGATTCCTCGCCCTCGTCGGGCTGGCGGACCGTGGTCCAGAGCTCGCGAAGAACCTGCCCTACGGCGACCAGCGGCGCCTCGAGGTGGCCCGCGCACTGGCCTCCGAACCTGCCCTTCTCCTCCTCGACGAACCGACGGCCGGCATGAATCCGCGCGAGACGGCGGACATGACGGCGCTCATCGGCAAGCTGCGCAACGAACTCGGCCTGACCATCCTCCTCATCGAGCACGACATGCGGGTCGTGATGGGCATCAGCGACCGCGTCACCGTCCTCGACCACGGCGAGAAGATCGCGGAGGGGACACCGGAAGAGGTGCGACGGGATCCCAAGGTCATCGAGGCGTATCTCGGGACGCCAGCCGCATGA
- a CDS encoding branched-chain amino acid ABC transporter permease, which translates to MSTAVAKRRGPTWREALATHAEQHRSTTVIVSMLIAGVLMIFLPKVPPLTFLQPAQPWYDSFANAGVFVLLALGLNVVVGMAGLLDLGYAAFFAIGAYTYAFADSPFSHNHYPFLPMLLIGAGVAAMFGIALGAPTLRLRGDYLAIMTLGFGEIVPIVFLNADPYTQGTNGIGGIYRPEPLPLVGEFGALTPFAYFIVMLVIITIVMILMYRLQDSRIGRSWMAIREDELAAAANGINTVTTKLLAFALGATTSGLAGVFNASKLTIVSPDQFAFTVSFTVLAMVIIGGMGNIWGVAVGAFVVFNIQSVVLKQLNTVFGALATATASIPGLHDVTNFVAHINFLNYQFLLYGLALVLMMLFRPEGLFPSQRRRRELHVADELGGPDEAVAPAVLGSLGETSGAEEEFGEEAGEGARGDRS; encoded by the coding sequence ATGAGCACGGCGGTGGCGAAGCGGAGAGGGCCGACCTGGCGTGAGGCACTCGCCACCCACGCCGAGCAGCACCGATCGACGACGGTGATCGTGAGCATGCTCATCGCGGGCGTCCTCATGATCTTCCTGCCCAAGGTCCCTCCGCTCACGTTCCTCCAGCCGGCGCAGCCGTGGTACGACTCGTTCGCGAACGCCGGGGTCTTCGTCCTCCTCGCCCTCGGCCTCAACGTCGTCGTCGGGATGGCGGGGCTCCTCGATCTCGGGTACGCGGCGTTCTTCGCGATCGGCGCCTACACGTACGCCTTCGCGGACTCGCCATTCAGCCATAACCACTATCCGTTCCTGCCGATGCTCCTCATCGGGGCCGGGGTCGCGGCGATGTTCGGCATCGCCCTCGGCGCGCCGACACTGCGGCTCCGCGGCGACTATCTCGCGATCATGACCCTCGGCTTCGGTGAGATCGTGCCGATCGTCTTCCTCAACGCGGACCCGTACACCCAGGGCACGAATGGGATCGGCGGCATCTACCGCCCCGAACCGCTGCCGCTCGTCGGCGAGTTCGGGGCGCTCACGCCCTTCGCCTACTTCATCGTCATGCTCGTCATCATCACGATCGTCATGATCCTCATGTATCGGCTCCAGGATTCCCGGATCGGGCGATCGTGGATGGCGATCCGGGAGGACGAGCTCGCCGCCGCCGCGAACGGGATCAACACGGTCACGACGAAGCTCCTCGCCTTCGCCCTCGGAGCGACGACGTCCGGGCTGGCCGGCGTCTTCAACGCGTCCAAGCTGACGATCGTGTCGCCGGACCAGTTCGCCTTCACCGTCTCATTCACGGTCCTCGCGATGGTCATCATCGGCGGGATGGGCAACATCTGGGGCGTCGCGGTCGGAGCGTTCGTCGTCTTCAACATCCAGTCGGTCGTCCTCAAGCAGCTCAACACTGTCTTCGGGGCCCTCGCCACGGCCACCGCGTCCATCCCGGGCCTCCACGACGTGACGAACTTCGTCGCGCACATCAACTTCCTCAACTACCAGTTCCTCCTCTACGGCCTCGCCCTCGTCCTCATGATGCTGTTCAGGCCCGAGGGTCTCTTCCCGAGCCAGCGGCGGCGGCGCGAGCTCCACGTCGCGGACGAGCTCGGCGGGCCGGATGAGGCCGTCGCTCCCGCCGTCCTCGGCTCGCTCGGCGAGACGTCGGGCGCGGAGGAGGAGTTCGGGGAAGAGGCGGGCGAGGGCGCGCGAGGAGACCGATCGTGA